The genomic region ttttgttatattttgttttgtttcattttgttttgttatattttgttttgttatatattgttttgttatatattgttttgttatatattgttttattatttttttttttatttacatcatacttttttatttttatttttcacattGCATTACAACAGTAAAGGGGTACATaataacacatttttttttttttttttttattatattatgcaaTGAGAAAAAATGGAGCGATTTTTACAAATGCATGGGAACCCCTGTTGTGTATTTTGACAGAAGGATATTTCTTTGCACATTGAATAACAACTTGTCTATCTATTTAGGTAAGGGCTTTTATAGTGCAATTAAGGCACATGTAAAACGAGATATACatagacaaaaaaaattataagaaataattagatcaatagataaataaattatgaaaaataataaaaaattattcgtCCTTTTCTCCTTACACtcaatagtaaaaaaaaactgaGTGTTATCCCATTTTTTTGGATCTGTAAAGATAAGGGTTTGAggaaattttgaaaattcaatgaaaaatttattaactgTAGTATTTCCATtaagtattataaaaaaaagaaaaaaaaatgcctTTTTGAATGTGATATGTCTATAATAATAGATAAGCAATAATGtgataaacaaaatatattcaattaaACATTCGTAAACATGTGTGCATTGTTacatcatataaatatttttcctttttttccattttgtaatttttataaatttttttttttttttttttatccagCTTTCCACgaatattcaaataatttagCATTTATGgtttgcatttatatatgcgtgcgatatatgtgcatgtatgtatcatgggaatacatatatatatatatgcactgcacatatatatgcgtaacCGCATTAAATAGATGCTTAagttatacattttttggacaatagtaaaatatgtatacattatatCACATAAAGGAAGCGCACATTTTACTCATCCAGTATTAGAACAGGCCTAACAATGCTTAAGCAGTCTCTATGCCTCTttgatatttaaaaaaaaaaaaaattataagaattaaacaataacattttaaaagctttatatacaaaaaaaaaaaaaaagattcaGCAGTGTTATTCTATATGGAAGGTTTCAtgacaattaaaaaaaataaaataaaataataatacttaaaCGTATGGTGCATTTTTTAGGCAcaaatatgtatgcatataggTTCATGTGAACAAATGCATAAATGTAgcatacattatatatatatatatatatatatacatatacatatacatatatacgtgaatatatttttttttcctaaattGCACAAATTGCGATTGCTCGTTTTCCCCAAAATGTACACACTCGGTTAcgcataaaaatgaaaaaggacAAAAAGTTGCACGCTATACGTATGTCCTATCAAAAGTTCAAAATTTTCGTAAGTTCAAAAATGAAGGAACTaccaaatatttaaaaaaaaaaaaaagaaaagaaaagatggAAGAGAGAAACGACAGAAGGAAGTAAGGATGAATAAactattttgttaaaaaaggGTTTGCTCCCTCCAAAAACACAAATTTCTTTGAGATAAGAGCAAGTGGCCCCCACTTTACTTTGCCCGTTTGTCTATAAATTTTCAACCAGGTCTAACCCAATTTTAGAATAGAACAAGGATCTTTCAATTGAAGGTCTTTGAAATTTACTATAATCGAAGGgtatttttctcttcataGATTTGGAGTCATTGttttcttcatcatcataCCACTCAATTTTGTCTCCTAAATTTTCCAACATACTGTCAGCAGTAGACCAACTAAAACGTACAATACTTGGAAAGCCAAAGACGGaatcaaaattattttttagaaaatttttgGTTACTGGATCACCCGGATAACCTGACCCAAACTCAtaactactactattattatttttattgctGTTGCTGTTGCTGTTGCTGAACCTACTATTATCCGTGTTAATTATAGGTTCTtcatatttccatttttttaatagaaaatCACGTGTTACTTTAGCACATATAGATGCAGCACTTACAACAGGGTATAAAGAATCTGCTTTCTCCTTAACCGTACATTTAATATGgggaaataatttttgtaatttttcttcatatgtACTAGCTTTACCAACAGTATCTACAAATACTTCTGATAAATTACAACCTCTACTTATAACATGCTCAATTATTGATATAGCTGTATCATGAGATATTTcgtttaaattatatttttgtttctttagCATTTTGGCACTAATATCTTGTGgcattaatacatataccCTCCAACCAAATGGTAATTTAGaattgtttaattttataaacatcTTTTCTCTATCtgcttcatttattttttttgaatcatcaattttcatttcttttagTAATTtctcatcattttttttgcaataaAATCCAGCATATACCATAGGGCCTAAAACTGGTCCCCTTCCTGCCTCATCAATGCCTAATCTAACTTCATCCTCCCCAAAATTGTACAAGTTATCTATAATTATGGGTTCCATTTTGCGTGGTTACACAGggtgtgtacatatatatgtacataagtgtgtgtacgtatataagcatatatatgtatgtatataatgcCTTGCAGCTACGCCTGCctatattataaatgcatTTAGCGTTTCACATATGTACTTATCACaggcatatatacatatatatatgtgtatatacccACACAAGTATATTGCACATGCCCACACTTTTATTTGTGCGCTTTCAAAAATGATTCTTGTAGCTTTTGCAATATGCCTCCTAAAACACTGGTAAGCAActacaattatataaatttaaaaatatatcacgTGCAcaacatgaaaaaatttgttcAATGTGAAATGCTAAAAAGAGTGTCCGCAAAATTACCCTTCTCCTTTGGCGCTTTTATTGCTTTCGTTTAATTAGCATGAGGAGAGGGggaatatattcttatttcgGCTTATTTCAACTTATTTTGTTTACttgcttttttgttttaatgtatttattttatttattttgttttgtattatgttgttttattttattcatttttttccttaaaatgCGTTGtgctaatattttaaaaaggggCTTTAAATTTTCGTAAGGCGTGTTGCCCTTAATTTGAAGAAATGACGAAGTGCAAAAGGGGCGCGGCGAAAAATGATGGGGTGAAAAATGAGGTTCAAAACTGgctaaatgaatataaatcaGCTGAAATGTAGAAAATAAAGTAGTAATAGTTCAAACATACAGACGTATTAATATTcctatattaataaaagtattaaaacaaaagtagcaaaatttttattggTAATTAAAAGACATGCtcataaaaaatggaattctaataaatttcttaaaaGTATATCTACAAGTCGTAATGATGCATGTGTTTATTATCTCTTCCAAACATAAATGGAAgagtaaattaatttattatttagacattttaaaaaaaaaaaaaaaaaaaaaaaaaaaaaaaaattaaattatatttctcCTTTCTAATGGGATGCATCGTACCTTtgcatgtatttatttattagcaGTATATTTTGCAGTTTTTTCAATGagaatatgtaaaaaaaaaaaataaagaaaaaaaagaaaggcaaaaaaaaaataaaataaggaaaaacgCAAACGCTGTGCTTAGTCACGTAACTGCAAACATTTCCGATAAATTTTATACagtatatttctttttcttttttttatgaaatggGTACAGGTTTAATTATGATGTTCttacgtgtatatatgtatatatatatctaccgttacattttattttctcaattatgtattaaaatatacatacaaaaaaaaatacgtaaCATCTTTTGTCgctaatattttatgaacgAACAGAACTTTGTGCCATTTGTAAAATAGTAAAAGaggtgtacatatataaccCTCTTAATGTAAAAAGCtcgaaaattttttatttaaataaatcgatatctttatatatacgtataaacatatatataattatattcttaaccgtcggaaaaaaaaaaaatattgggattaaaataattgataAGAAGCCCcaaatttataaaacaattttgttaaaaatatcttacaattatatgtacatatctTGATGTTACAGTACAACTGTCCTGCTAttatatgcttttttatttatttatttgcttatttattgtttatttatttatttactgtatatttattatttgtctATTTAATGTTTATCTATTTACTGTTCATCTATTTACTGTTCATCTATTTACTGTTCATCTATTTAttgtttatctatttattatttatttatttatttatttgtttttttttttttttttttagctaaCTATCTTTCCagcttttaattttttttaatgtaaaaaaaggCATAAGAATATAGTAGGCAAATTGTCATGTTGTTAATCATGGAAcgttcattttttcaaaaaatacaagtatatatgtaaagagatatacacatatataaaaacgtatatatatttgagcatatattatataaacatgtacacaaatacataaaaatgcgTATTTCCATCAACTTAATCACAAAACATAAGAAtaacttatataaaatattatgtaggATTAAAGGTAAAAGGAATATATCTTAAGacaacatattttatttataaagtaCTACAAGAATTGTGATAAGCTTTTCTTACTAGCATGAAACATGTGTCTACATGcttataaagataaaaaaaaaaaaaaaaaaaaaaaaagaaaaacaaagaaatgGTTATATGATCATATATAAGGACAACAAGCCGGTTGTACCAGTATTataggaaataaaaaaatacatatcaCATAAATGCTAAATAAATTCGACTTTCATacaaaatacaaataaactGTAATCATAATTTCATCACCTATAACGCATAAACATTGAGTTGAATAAGTactagaaataaaatatataaaaaaaataatttatttcctACTCTCGTATAGTAAGTAcaggaatataaataataactatGTGCCTATAAAacgttattttaaaaatgaattgcCTTTTGTCAAATAATGAAAcgaatgtacatataatatatatatatattatatatatgtataataaaatttaattttgtgcTATTTACAGTTTACTATTCACTTAACATACAGTAAACAAACTTCTTAATattaaccaaaaaaaaaggctcattttatataataattacaaaaaaaaaaaaataaaaatttttttttttttatggtgCTTGCAGCTTTTATTATCATGCCACTTCATAGATGAATCATCGGGCTTTTAAAAccctacaaaaaaaaaaaaaaaaaaaaaggaaagaaagaaagaataaaaagaaaaatgaaaaaaagaagggaagaatttatttaaaagatataaatttttttatatttaactttaGCAAAAACACATTAATCATCATCCTACATATACAAAgtacattaaataattgtatcttttaaaaaaaagattaaaggatatataaaaatatgtataatatatatataaaaggcGTATGTCAAATACCTGTTgacaacaaatatataatgcacatgaatttttgcaaaaatcGTATATACagacatataaaaaatatatataaaataaaaaaagcagagaagcaaattttattttttaacacgCTGGTTATATAAactaaatacatacatacatacgtaaatatttatatacaatttgAACCCATAAAAagatcaaaataaaaaaaaaaaaaaaaattaaaaaaaaaacaataaataataaagggGGTTGGTGGCggattaatacatttttctttaaagtaattataaaaataaaaaattgtttttataaagcttttacttaaaaatgtacggatatatatatatatatatatatgtacataataatactacatatattatttattattaaattatgaagtcttcttatataatatgatatagGCTCGCTccgtttattttgttcttttgttacgtatatttattattataaaaaactaaattattcctaaaatcaaaaaaaaatagataatcgcaaattgtttttaaacattaattttatgtacatgtattactatatatgtatacatataaaataaattgtacgtatgtatacaaatgtacaaatgtatatatatatgtacatctgtacatatatatattatatataaatatatatatatgcataactTAGTTCTACAATTAGGTGTTTAgcataatgtattttatgttttttttatacactTGCCTAAAAGAAAggtagaaaaaattaataaattcataatCGAAGGTAAGTGCTTTGTTATATCTTTGAATCTcatatattatgaacaaagaaattaactatttttttttttgcatgtacataatatttatgtaatatttattgtatatatttttctattaattttttatatattcttaaaaatatatatatatatatatataaatatatacatatgtacatatttttatatgtaaagttgtattgtacatatatatatgcatactcTAATAATACATTTGCATCTATTGCTACTACATGTATTTAAttgcattttattattttttaaaagaagataataaatatgcattagtcatttttattaaatttaaaggTAAGAACAGACTGTTAAGTTTGTATTAATTAGGCAtgtttgttcatatttttttagaaaaaatatttttacttttttagtATTATAAAACTgcagaatatttttatatatagatatacaaccacaagcatatatatttatatgtattatatatatttatacatttttacatttttacgtatgtatatatttggtacatatctataaatagatatatatatttatatatatatatgcatacatatttatacatatatatttatacatagaTATCCATATCtacatctatatatatatatatatatatatatatatatatataatagtaatatcaattactgtatatatgaaagtattacattttgttttttcatattaaaaaaatatggctTTTTTACagttaaatgaataaatatattatttatgtacatatatatatagtataaaatataatttagttatacatatataaaaatatatgtatgtcaAATATTCTGaagttatttaattttttttaaatgcttTAGCTTTTTAACATGTTTAGTTTAGAAATAGTATGTATTTTTACGTTAtacttcatatatatgaattttattttatactttttacatatgcatatattgatgtatttttttttttttttttttattctaacGACATTTGATTTAGTTAATAATGTATTACGTAAAAATAGGTTTATTATTTGAAAGcatgttatttttaatattatataagtatatacttacttgcatatatatatatataatatatatatatgtatgtatacatatacgtacatgtatacatttatacgtttatatatataggtatatttacgtttatatgtatatttatctttaaatgtatatttacgtttatatgtatgtttaacTGTTAAGCAATATGTTATTTGTTACagagtaaaagaaaaaacaacgATAACATGTGATTATACATGTACGTgtatacttatacatatatatatatgtacaatacCATCAGTGCCAAACATTATATGAATACacttgtttaatttttaatttaggttttttatgctttcacaattttttattttttaaaattttagctaaagttttaaaattttttatttaaagtttcatatcatatatttgtgttttattgtttgtacatgtaaaaatcagacataca from Plasmodium malariae genome assembly, chromosome: 11 harbors:
- the PmUG01_11039700 gene encoding ribonuclease H2 subunit A, putative, with translation MEPIIIDNLYNFGEDEVRLGIDEAGRGPVLGPMVYAGFYCKKNDEKLLKEMKIDDSKKINEADREKMFIKLNNSKLPFGWRVYVLMPQDISAKMLKKQKYNLNEISHDTAISIIEHVISRGCNLSEVFVDTVGKASTYEEKLQKLFPHIKCTVKEKADSLYPVVSAASICAKVTRDFLLKKWKYEEPIINTDNSRFSNSNSNSNKNNNSSSYEFGSGYPGDPVTKNFLKNNFDSVFGFPSIVRFSWSTADSMLENLGDKIEWYDDEENNDSKSMKRKIPFDYSKFQRPSIERSLFYSKIGLDLVENL